The proteins below come from a single Agromyces flavus genomic window:
- a CDS encoding DUF3376 domain-containing protein, with amino-acid sequence MVLPDAVEVSSEGPVTTSTRRVRVVVVRPGERVEEVAARHPGATPSFNRTLRVALAMRGGVSLAVWIGGAVAELDLLRRIRLHDVGDETLALVPETAERPLTPPVLARLQAYAEFLDAAGYDRVEFDLLAGASAGGLNAVVYAVAQRAGTGLDGLLRVWGRVGGFWGLLHPPGARGILALMQGEDYFRAQTLTALRDIYDTTDRHPDLVSPYTGVDLSATVIDARDEFEEDANEGRGHFHFVGSDEHLLDNRIPRRLDDLDETRLSDDHASLSRLALAARSTSSLPGGFEPAQIDSTTGAAGEPQDAEARGMRFAFAAHRDEPGTPYRIVDGAVFDNVPIERALRSARSRVSDRRADRVMLFLDPEPDPPVGGATEWDPNASRFFRAIGAMVSRQFRRESVAREVAELERFNAEREVAAARLDSAAPLIAAASWSHDAIHERRRAYVRALGTDLAEHLAATVSAPSLWQLTSSLPGRRRYRPIPRIRLTGLAAVASERFGSLRVAETTAVSRSPLALADAANCVLAWARALEALPAERGSRRGLALTEVREAAYGALTQAIRWRDQLTARVLELTDEAAARDADPTGADFDAWVTTWLAASARIKAPEIWSQLDTAVARLRLLTARVEQEAEAGRRQLTPAWLGSAWRPLGATTALAAADLPPLYHSAGIPAALSHVRYWAIGVDEAPADPGGFRSLARDRWYGILGRVLRTPGITPARAAAEVRRASEHVALDRQSKLAGYGFGNFLGFLARAWRVNDWWWGRLDAAAGIARFFTALEPEAVMTDVAVRRLQDAVLAESDDPAVAAEGLSPLEPVTPAPGPAAVAGAAAADGATARAPRTRRERLRAGTDTILDLAPAYRFAIASRTVRLIDRVIVQPVGKGMWWIAQALLALVRPLLVAVPAVFDPPRLALVAAFVAAVAWPLTWEPVELPEVGWLVGLSLVGAGAIVAIWAGVISTQRHWRRVAEAIGGELGGVAEAARIVARKRAYVMAGVATASVVPLVIALLQSNFLLIVLCVGVTAVLGAIAKRLASSARRTPVPGRDRRTIAMVVVFGLLGGVLPLVQLAWDLVGDLPPWLAPEERWNLLVLAVGAAAVTITLTVGWLRIGRTAAQVAATRGVDWITVTVASVAVGAGAHWLATDFFTIGIADLLADVIAAAAFIVAWANVVWWMPDLVRRIPEADDRVERAPLD; translated from the coding sequence ATGGTCCTGCCCGATGCCGTCGAGGTCTCGTCCGAAGGCCCCGTCACCACCTCGACGCGCCGCGTGCGCGTGGTGGTCGTGCGCCCGGGCGAGCGGGTCGAGGAGGTCGCCGCGCGCCATCCGGGCGCCACGCCCTCGTTCAACCGGACCCTGCGCGTGGCACTCGCCATGCGCGGCGGCGTGAGCCTCGCGGTGTGGATCGGAGGCGCCGTCGCCGAGCTCGACCTCCTGCGCCGCATCCGGCTCCACGACGTCGGCGACGAGACCCTCGCGCTCGTGCCCGAGACGGCCGAGCGGCCGCTGACGCCGCCGGTCCTCGCCCGCCTGCAGGCGTACGCCGAGTTCCTCGACGCGGCGGGCTACGACCGAGTCGAGTTCGACCTCCTCGCGGGCGCGAGCGCGGGCGGCCTGAACGCGGTCGTGTACGCGGTCGCCCAGCGCGCCGGCACCGGCCTCGACGGGCTCCTGCGCGTCTGGGGGCGCGTCGGCGGTTTCTGGGGACTGCTGCACCCGCCCGGGGCGCGCGGGATCCTCGCGCTCATGCAGGGCGAGGACTACTTCCGCGCCCAGACGCTCACGGCGCTCCGCGACATCTACGACACGACCGACCGGCATCCCGACCTCGTCTCGCCGTACACGGGCGTCGACCTCTCGGCGACCGTCATCGACGCGCGCGACGAGTTCGAGGAGGATGCGAACGAGGGGCGCGGCCACTTCCACTTCGTCGGCAGCGACGAGCACCTGCTCGACAACCGCATCCCGCGACGGCTCGACGACCTCGACGAGACCCGGCTGAGCGACGACCACGCCAGCCTCTCGCGGCTCGCGCTCGCGGCCCGGTCGACGTCGTCGCTGCCGGGCGGCTTCGAGCCCGCGCAGATCGACTCGACGACGGGCGCGGCCGGTGAGCCGCAGGACGCCGAGGCGCGCGGCATGCGGTTCGCCTTCGCCGCGCACCGCGACGAGCCCGGGACGCCGTACCGCATCGTCGACGGCGCGGTGTTCGACAACGTCCCGATCGAGCGCGCGCTCCGCTCGGCCCGCTCGCGGGTGTCCGATCGACGCGCCGACCGGGTCATGCTGTTCCTCGACCCCGAACCCGACCCGCCCGTCGGCGGCGCCACGGAGTGGGACCCGAACGCGTCGCGCTTCTTCCGCGCGATCGGCGCGATGGTGTCGCGGCAGTTCCGCCGCGAGTCGGTCGCGCGCGAGGTCGCCGAGCTCGAGCGCTTCAACGCCGAACGCGAGGTCGCCGCCGCGCGCCTCGACAGCGCGGCCCCGCTCATCGCCGCGGCGTCCTGGTCGCACGACGCCATCCACGAGCGGCGGCGCGCGTACGTGCGCGCCCTCGGCACCGACCTCGCCGAGCACCTCGCCGCCACGGTGTCGGCACCGAGCCTCTGGCAGCTCACGTCGTCGCTCCCCGGACGGCGGCGCTACCGGCCGATCCCCCGGATCCGACTGACGGGCCTCGCCGCCGTCGCGAGCGAGCGCTTCGGGTCGCTCAGGGTCGCCGAGACGACGGCGGTCTCCCGATCGCCGCTGGCCCTCGCGGATGCCGCGAACTGCGTGCTGGCCTGGGCCCGCGCGCTCGAGGCGCTGCCGGCCGAGCGGGGCTCGCGCCGCGGGCTCGCGCTCACCGAGGTGCGCGAGGCGGCCTACGGCGCCCTGACCCAGGCGATCCGCTGGCGTGACCAGCTCACGGCGCGCGTGCTCGAGCTCACCGACGAGGCGGCGGCGCGCGACGCCGACCCGACCGGCGCCGACTTCGACGCGTGGGTCACGACGTGGCTCGCGGCATCCGCTCGCATCAAGGCGCCCGAGATCTGGAGCCAGCTCGACACCGCCGTCGCGCGGCTGAGGCTCCTCACCGCGCGCGTCGAACAGGAGGCCGAAGCCGGTCGGCGCCAACTGACGCCGGCGTGGCTCGGATCGGCGTGGCGCCCGCTCGGCGCGACCACCGCCCTGGCGGCCGCCGACCTGCCGCCGCTGTACCACTCGGCGGGCATCCCCGCCGCCCTGTCGCACGTGCGGTACTGGGCGATCGGCGTCGACGAGGCACCCGCCGACCCGGGCGGCTTCCGCTCGCTCGCGCGCGACCGCTGGTACGGGATCCTCGGTCGAGTGCTGCGCACCCCGGGCATCACGCCGGCGAGGGCCGCGGCCGAGGTGCGGCGCGCGTCCGAGCACGTCGCGCTCGACCGCCAGTCGAAGCTCGCCGGGTACGGCTTCGGCAACTTCCTCGGCTTCCTCGCGCGAGCGTGGCGGGTCAACGACTGGTGGTGGGGCCGGCTCGACGCCGCCGCGGGCATCGCCCGGTTCTTCACGGCGCTCGAACCCGAGGCGGTGATGACGGATGTCGCGGTGCGCCGCCTGCAGGACGCCGTGCTCGCCGAGTCCGACGACCCGGCCGTCGCGGCCGAAGGCCTGTCACCGCTCGAGCCGGTGACACCCGCCCCCGGGCCCGCTGCGGTCGCGGGTGCGGCTGCGGCGGATGGCGCGACAGCACGCGCCCCGCGAACGCGTCGCGAGCGGCTCCGCGCCGGAACCGACACGATCCTCGACCTCGCACCCGCATACCGCTTCGCGATCGCCTCGCGCACGGTGCGCCTCATCGACCGGGTCATCGTCCAGCCCGTCGGCAAGGGGATGTGGTGGATCGCCCAGGCCCTGCTCGCCCTGGTGCGCCCGCTCCTGGTCGCGGTGCCGGCCGTGTTCGATCCACCCCGGCTCGCGCTCGTCGCGGCGTTCGTCGCCGCCGTGGCGTGGCCGCTGACGTGGGAGCCCGTCGAACTGCCCGAGGTCGGCTGGCTGGTCGGGCTCAGCCTGGTCGGCGCGGGCGCGATCGTCGCGATCTGGGCCGGCGTGATCTCGACGCAGCGGCACTGGCGCCGCGTCGCGGAGGCGATCGGCGGTGAGCTCGGCGGGGTCGCCGAGGCCGCGCGCATCGTCGCCCGCAAGCGGGCCTACGTGATGGCGGGCGTCGCGACGGCCAGCGTCGTGCCGCTCGTGATCGCCCTGCTGCAGAGCAACTTCCTGCTCATCGTGCTCTGCGTCGGGGTCACGGCCGTGCTCGGCGCGATCGCCAAGCGGCTGGCGTCGTCGGCACGTCGCACGCCCGTTCCGGGACGCGACCGTCGCACCATCGCGATGGTCGTCGTGTTCGGCCTGCTCGGCGGGGTCCTGCCCCTTGTCCAGCTCGCGTGGGACCTCGTCGGCGACCTGCCGCCGTGGCTGGCGCCCGAGGAGCGCTGGAATCTCCTGGTGCTCGCCGTCGGCGCGGCGGCCGTGACCATCACGCTCACCGTCGGCTGGCTGCGCATCGGCCGGACGGCCGCGCAGGTCGCGGCGACGAGGGGCGTCGATTGGATCACGGTGACCGTGGCCTCCGTCGCCGTCGGAGCCGGCGCGCACTGGCTCGCCACCGACTTCTTCACGATCGGCATCGCCGACCTGCTGGCCGACGTCATCGCGGCCGCCGCGTTCATCGTGGCGTGGGCCAACGTGGTCTGGTGGATGCCCGACCTGGTGCGGCGCATCCCCGAGGCCGACGACCGCGTGGAGCGCGCGCCGCTGGACTGA
- a CDS encoding response regulator, whose translation MSQVGDERVLKVAIADDALLLREGIAKVLEGGGLEVVASVGTADELLDAIDQLDLDAAVLDIRMPPTHRDEGIVALERIRERGDQMGVLLLSMYATPEYALRVMGAGSGTGYLLKERVSEPQTLVRAVQTVASGGSVVDPEVVEQLVQRTRADDPLARLTERERSVLELMAQGYSNGGIAQTLFLGLKTVETHVRSILQKLDLEESPEHHRRVLAVLTLLGQR comes from the coding sequence ATGTCACAGGTCGGGGACGAACGCGTCCTGAAGGTCGCGATCGCCGATGACGCGCTGCTGCTGCGCGAGGGCATCGCCAAGGTGCTCGAGGGCGGGGGACTCGAGGTCGTCGCCTCGGTCGGCACGGCCGACGAGCTCCTCGACGCGATCGACCAGCTCGACCTCGACGCGGCGGTCCTCGACATCCGCATGCCTCCGACGCACCGCGACGAGGGCATCGTCGCGCTCGAACGCATCCGCGAGCGCGGCGACCAGATGGGCGTGCTGCTGCTGTCGATGTACGCGACGCCCGAGTACGCGCTGCGCGTCATGGGCGCCGGCAGCGGCACGGGCTACCTGCTCAAGGAGCGCGTCTCCGAGCCGCAGACGCTCGTGCGCGCCGTGCAGACGGTGGCGTCGGGCGGCTCGGTCGTCGACCCCGAGGTCGTCGAGCAGCTCGTCCAGCGCACGCGCGCCGACGACCCGCTCGCGCGCCTGACCGAACGCGAGCGGTCGGTGCTCGAGCTCATGGCGCAGGGCTACTCCAACGGCGGCATCGCGCAGACCCTGTTCCTGGGGCTGAAGACCGTCGAGACGCATGTCCGCAGCATCCTGCAGAAGCTCGATCTCGAGGAGTCGCCGGAGCATCACCGCCGCGTGCTCGCGGTGCTCACGCTCCTCGGCCAGAGGTAG